In the Tenrec ecaudatus isolate mTenEca1 chromosome 16, mTenEca1.hap1, whole genome shotgun sequence genome, one interval contains:
- the SETD1B gene encoding histone-lysine N-methyltransferase SETD1B → MENSHPHHHHQQPPPQPGPSGERRNHHWRSYKLMIDPALKKGHHKLYRYDGQHFSLAMSSNRPVEIVEDPRVVGIWTKNKELELSVPKFKIDEFYVGPVPPKQVTFAKLNDNIRENFLRDMCKKYGEVEEVEILYNPKTKKHLGIAKVVFATVRGAREAVRHLHSTSVMGNIIHVELDTKGETRMRFYELLVTGRYTPQTLPVGELDAVSPIVNEALQLSDALKRLKDGSLSVGCGSGSSSVTPNSGGTPFSQDTAYSSCRLDTPNSYGQSTPLTPRLGTPFSQDSSYSSRQPTPSYLFSQDPTVTFKARRHESKFTDAYNRRHEHHYVHNSPAAVAVGATAAFRGSSDLPFGTVGSSGSNSGPSYKAQPQDSATFAHTPPPAQAAPAPTPAVTFKSAFSPYQTPAPSFLPPPEEPTSTATFGIHESGEFRRAPVPPPLPPAEPVAKEKPGTPPGPPPPDTNSMELGARPTFAWSPEPCDSPGTPTLESSPTGPEKPHDSLDSRIEMLLKEPRTKLPFLREQDSDPELQLEGSPISSSSSQLSPLAPFCTNSQPGFRGPTPPSSRPSSTGLEDISPTPLPDSDDDDELDLGLGPRPPPEPGPPDPAGLLGQKGDVALDLAGDRTPTSEKMDEGQQSSGEDMEISDDEMPSAPITSADCPKPMVLTPGAAAVAGSSVLAPNLPLPPPPGFPPLPPPPPPPPPQPGFPMPPPLPPPPPPPPPAHPAVSVPPPPLPAPPPPGVPPPPILPPLPPFPPGLFPLMQVDMSHVLGGQWGGMPMSFQMQTQMLSRLLTGQGTCPYPPFMAAAAAAASAGLQFVNLPPYRGPFPLNNAGPGRGQHWPPLPKFDPSVPPPGYVPRQEDPHKATVDGVLLVVLKELKATMKRDLNRKMVEVVAFRAFDEWWDKKERMAKASLTPVKSGEHKDEDRPKPKDRIASCLLESWGKGEGMGYEGLGLGIGLRGAIRLPSFKVKRKEPPDTASSGDQKRLRPSASIDEGDEELERDRDMTDTPCELAKRDPKGVGVRRRPARPLELDSGGEEDEKESLSVSSSASGSSSSGSSTSSPSSSASDKEGEGQESTEEEAEEEEGEEGPRSRLSSSCTSSTSGKEDDGEDSDSPEESEDEEDVARSQASEREEPDSDGEETVSIATSKPDTDSSSESSESSGFESSSESSSDSSSESSEDEEEVPVEEEEEEEEEEEEVAEETRAPPAPEDLEENMEEAPMATGLPAREPLVLEEEVDIEVEDEPPAKPTPMLEGSPVPADIEEDPKEPGLAQEGVMLLSPEPAPEEREAKPPSPLEPTPENDRQAEPELPTVLSLPPQPPLPPPRPSRPPSPPPEPEVPEPPPPPVPLEPPPEEQPPRTPGLCGSLAKSQSTETVPATPGREPPLSGGSSNLSLSSPQVPGSPFAYPTPSPSLSSGGLPRTPGRDFSFTPTFPEPGGPLLLPVCPLPAGPRDERVGPLPSPVLLEAGLPLPLPLPLPLPLALPVPVLRAPSRAPTSLPPLLPAPMVPCPTPIKRKPGRPRRSPPAVLSLDGPLVRPPGPTLGRDLLLLPSQPQTPIFPSTHNPRAVTLDFRNVGIPAPPPPLPPQPPPPPPPLPVEHAKLPFKELENQWPCEAIPPGSRGRDEATEEDMELAKGRGPWRRPPKKRHEDLVGGEASPELSPPQPLFRPRSEFEEMTILYDIWNGGIDEEDIRFLCVTYERLLQQDNGMDWLNDTLWVYHPSTSLSSAKRKKRDDGLREHVTGCARSEGFYTIDKKDKLRYLNSSRASSDEPPTDTQGMSIPAQPHASTRAGSERRSEQRRLLSSFTGSCDSDLLKFNQLKFRKKKLKFCKSHIHDWGLFAMEPIAADEMVIEYVGQNIRQVIADMREKRYEDEGIGSSYMFRVDHDTIIDATKCGNFARFINHSCNPNCYAKVITVESQKKIVIYSKQHINVNEEITYDYKFPIEDVKIPCLCGSENCRGTLN, encoded by the exons ATGGAGAACagtcacccccaccaccaccaccagcagcccccGCCGCAGCCCGGCCCTTCGGGCGAGAGGAGGAACCACCATTGGAGAAGTTACAAGTTGATGATTGACCCGGCTTTGAAAAAGGGGCATCACAAATTGTACCGCTACGATGGGCAGCATTTCAGCCTGGCG ATGTCCAGCAACCGTCCGGTGGAAATTGTGGAGGATCCCCGGGTGGTCGGCATCTGGACCAAAAACAAGGAGCTGGAGCTGTCGGTGCCCAAATTCAAG ATCGATGAGTTCTACGTGGGCCCGGTGCCTCCGAAGCAGGTGACATTTGCCAAGCTGAATGACAACATCCGAGAAAACTTCCTGAGGGACATGTGCAAGAAGTATGGGGAGGTGGAAGAGGTAGAGATTTTGTACAACCCCAAAACCAAGAAGCACTTGGGCATCGCCAAGGTGGTCTTTGCCACGGTCAGGGGCGCCCGGGAGGCTGTCCGGCACCTGCACAGCACTTCGGTCATGGGCAACATTATCCACGTGGAGCTGGACACCAAGG GGGAAACACGTATGCGGTTCTACGAACTGCTGGTCACTGGCCGCTACACGCCCCAGACCCTCCCAGTAGGTGAGCTGGATGCCGTTTCTCCAATTGTGAATGAGGCCTTGCAG TTGTCTGATGCCCTGAAGCgtctcaaggatggcagcctgtcTGTGGGCTGTGGCTCTggctcatcctctgtcacccccaATAGCGGAGGGACACCCTTCTCCCAGGACACGGCTTATTCCAGCTGCCGTCTAGATACTCCCAACTCCTATGGACAGAGCACGCCGCTCACACCCCGCCTGGGCACCCCCTTCTCGCAGGACTCCAGCTATTCCAGTCGCCAGCCCACACCCTCCTACCTCTTCAGTCAGGACCCCACGGTGACCTTCAAGGCCCGACGCCACGAGAGCAAATTCACGGACGCCTACAACCGCCGCCACGAGCATCACTATGTCCACAATTCTCCAGCAGCAGTGGCGGTGGGGGCCACGGCAGCCTTCCGGGGCTCCTCTGACCTTCCGTTTGGGACAGTCGGCAGCAGTGGAAGTAACAGTGGCCCCTCCTACAAGGCCCAGCCACAGGACTCAGCCACCTTTGCCCACACTCCACCGCCTGCCCAAGCAGCCCCAGCGCCTACTCCTGCAGTGACCTTCAAGTCGGCCTTCTCCCCCTACCAGACCCCAGCCCCCTCTTTCCTGCCTCCCCCAGAGGAGCCCACCTCCACGGCCACCTTTGGGATCCATGAGAGTGGGGAGTTCCGCAGGGCGCCTGTACCTCCGCCCCTGCCCCCCGCCGAACCAGTGGCCAAGGAGAAGCCAGGCACCCCACCTGGCCCCCCACCCCCGGACACCAACAGCATGGAGCTGGGTGCCCGGCCCACCTTTGCCTGGAGCCCCGAACCTTGCGACAGCCCCGGCACACCCACGCTGGAGTCATCGCCCACGGGGCCTGAGAAGCCCCACGATAGCCTGGACTCTCGCATTGAGATGCTGCTGAAGGAGCCACGCACCAAACTGCCCTTCCTGCGGGAGCAGGACTCAGACCCCGAGCTGCAGCTGGAGGGCagccccatctcctcctcctcttcccagcTCTCCCCGTTGGCCCCCTTCTGCACCAACTCCCAGCCCGGCTTCCGTGGCCCTACGCCACCCTCTTCGCGTCCCTCCAGCACCGGCCTAGAAGACATCAGCCCCACACCGCTGCCTGACTCTGATGATGATGACGAACTGGACCTCGGCCTGGGGCCTCGGCCTCCACCCGAGCCAGGACCCCCAGACCCtgctggtcttctgggccagaaaGGCGATGTGGCCTTGGATCTAGCTGGCGACAGGACCCCCACCTCAGAGAAGATGGACGAG GGCCAGCAGTCATCAGGCGAGGACATGGAAATCTCAGACGATGAGATGCCCTCGGCCCCCATCACCAGCGCCGACTGCCCCAAGCCCATGGTGTTGACCCCAGGGGCTGCGGCTGTGGCGGGCTCTTCTGTGCTGGCCCCCAACCTgccgctgcccccaccccccggctTCCCGCCGCTGCCCCCAccaccgcccccaccaccaccgcAGCCTGGTTTCCCCATGCCACCGCCCcttccaccaccgccaccaccgccacccccaGCCCACCCAGCTGTGAGCGTGCCCCCACCACCTCTGCCGGCACCGCCACCCCCCGGCGTGCCGCCCCCACCCATCCTGCCGCCGCTGCCTCCATTCCCTCCAGGACTGTTTCCTCTGATGCAGGTGGACATGAGCCACGTGCTGGGTGGGCAGTGGGGCGGCATGCCCATGTCCTTCCAGATGCAGACTCAGATGCTTAGCCGTCTGCTGACTGGCCAGGGCACCTGCCCCTATCCACCTTTCATGGCAGCCGCAGCTGCAGCCGCCTCTGCCGGGCTGCAGTTCGTCAATCTGCCCCCTTACCGGGGCCCCTTCCCCCTGAACAATGCCGGCCCTGGCCGAGGACAGCACTGGCCCCCCTTGCCCAAGTTTGACCCGTCGGTGCCACCCCCGGGCTATGTGCCCCGGCAGGAGGACCCTCACAAGGCCACAGTGGACGGCGTCCTGCTGGTGGTGCTCAAGGAACTCAAGGCCACCATGAAGCGGGACCTCAACAGAAAGATGGTGGAGGTGGTCGCCTTCCGGGCCTTTGACGAGTGGTGGGACAAGAAGGAGCGCATGGCCAAG gCCTCGCTGACACCCGTAAAGTCAGGGGAGCACAAGGACGAGGACCGGCCCAAGCCCAAGGACCGCATCGCTTCCTGCCTGCTGGAGTCATGGGGCAAGGGCGAGGGCATGGGCTAtgagggcctgggcctgggcattGGGCTGCGCGGGGCCATCCGCCTGCCCTCCTTCAAGGTCAAAAGGAAGGAGCCACCGGACACCGCCTCGTCGGGTGATCAGAAGCGGCTGAGGCCCTCCGCCTCCATCGATGAGGGCGATGAAG AGCTGGAGCGGGACCGGGACATGACGGACACCCCCTGTGAACTAGCCAAGCGTGACCCCAAGGGTGTGGGTGTTCGGCGGCGGCCAGCACGGCCCCTAGAGCTGGacagtgggggagaggaggaCGAGAAGGAGTCTCTGTCTGTGTCCTCATCGGCGTCGGGGTCCTCATCCTCAGGGTCCTCCACGAGCTCACCTTCTTCCTCGGCCTCGGacaaggagggggaggggcaggaaagcacggaggaggaggcagaggaggaggaaggggaggaaggcCCCAGGAGCCGGCTCTCCTCTTCCTGCACATCCTCCACATCAGGGAAG GAGGACGACGGCGAAGACAGTGACAGCCCAGAAGAGTCTGAGGATGAGGAAGATGTGGCCCGGTCGCAGGCCAGCGAGAGAGAGGAGCCCGACTCAGATGGAG AAGAGACAGTGAGCATCGCCACTTCCAAGCCGGACACAGACTCGTCCAGTGAGTCATCCGAGtcttctgggtttgagtccagctCCGAGTCCTCGTCCGATTCCTCGTCCGAGTCCtcagaggatgaagaggaggtgcctgtggaggaggaggaggaggaagaagaggaagaagaggaggtggcagaggagaccagggccCCTCCTGCCCCTGAGGACTTGGAGGAAAACATGGAGGAAGCACCGATGGCCACAGGGCTGCCTGCCAGGGagcccttggtcctggaagagGAGGTGGACATTGAGGTGGAGGATGAACCCCCTGCGAAGCCCACCCCCATGCTGGAGGGGTCCCCGGTGCCTGCGGACATTGAGGAGGACCCCAAGGAGCCAGGCCTGGCCCAGGAAGGGGTCATGTTGCTGTCTCCAGAGCCTGCCCCTGAGGAGCGGGAAGCCAAGCCCCCATCGCCTCTCGAACCCACCCCAG AGAATGACCGGCAGGCAGAGCCCGAGCTCCCGACAGTGCTGTCGTTGCCCCCGCAGCCACCTCTGCCTCCCCCCCGGCCATCCCGACCACCCAGCCCACCACCAGAGCCCGAGGTCccagaacccccacccccacctgtccCCCTGGAGCCTCCCCCTGAGGAGCAGCCCCCACGCACACCAGGCCTCTGTGGCAGCCTGGCCAAGTCGCAGAGCACAGAGACAGTCCCGGCCACGCCGGGCAGGGAGCCCCCGCTCTCGGGGGGCAGCAGCAATCTGTCTCTAAGCTCCCCTCAGGTGCCTGGCAGCCCCTTCGCGTACCCGACCCCCTCCCCAAGCCTGAGCAGCGGGGGCCTCCCGAGGACACCAGGCCGGGATTTCAGCTTCACGCCCACCTTCCCTGAGCCCGGCGGGCCTCTACTGCTGCCCGTCTGCCCCCTCCCGGCTGGACCAAGGGACGAGCGGGTcgggcccctgccctcccccgtgCTCCTGGAGGCTGGCTTGCcgctgcccttgcccctgcccctgcccttgcccctggcGTTGCCCGTGCCCGTCCTACGGGCACCATCTCGggcccccacctccctgccccccctgcTGCCTGCCCCAATGGTGCCCTGCCCAACGCCCATCAAGAGGAAGCCGGGCCGGCCCCGGCGATCCCCACCTGCAGTGCTCTCTCTGGACGGGCCCTTGGTCCGGCCGCCAGGGCCCACCTTGGGCAGGGACCTTCTGCTCCTGCCCAGCCAGCCACAGACCCCCATCTTCCCCAGCACCCACAACCCCCGTGCTGTGACCCTGGACTTCCGGAACGTGGGGATCCCTGCTCCCCCACCACCGCTGCCCCCCCAGCCGCCGCCACCCCCACCACCGCTGCCTGTGGAGCACGCCAAGCTACCCTTTAAGGAGCTCGAGAACCAGTGGCCCTGTGAGGCCATCCCCCCCGGTTCCCGGGGACGCGATGAAGCCACCGAGGAGGACATGGAGCTGGCCAAGGGGCGGGGGCCATGGCGCCGGCCGCCCAAGAAACGCCACGAGGACCTGGTGGGGGGCGAGGCCTCGCCCGAGCTCTCCCCCCCGCAGCCCCTCTTTCGGCCCCGCTCAGAGTTTGAGGAGATGACCATTCTGTACGACATCTGGAATGGCGGCATCGATGAGGAGGACATCCGCTTCCTGTGCGTCACCTACGAGCGGCTGCTGCAGCAGGACAACGGCATGGACTGGCTCAACGACACCCTATGGGTCTACCACCCCT ccaccagcctctcttccgccaagaggaagaagagggacgACGGGCTCCGGGAACACGTGACGGGCTGTGCCCGCAGTGAGGGCTTCTACACCATCGATAAGAAGGACAAGCTCAGATACCTCAACAGCAGCCGGGCCAGCAGCGACGAGCCCCCCACAGACACCCAG GGCATGAGCATCCCAGCACAGCCTCACGCCTCCACGCGGGCCGGCTCAGAGCGACGTTCAGAACAGCGCCGCCTCCTGTCCTCCTTCACCGGCAGTTGTGACAGCGACCTGCTCAAGTTCAACCAGCTCAAG TTCCGGAAGAAGAAGCTCAAGTTCTGCAAGAGCCACATCCATGACTGGGGCCTGTTTGCCATGGAGCCCATAGCAGCCGACGAGATGGTCATCGAGTATGTTGGCCAGAACATCCGGCAG GTGATTGCCGACATGCGGGAGAAACGCTACGAGGACGAAGGCATCGGCAGCAGCTACATGTTCCGGGTGGACCACGACACCATCATCGATGCCACCAAGTGCGGCAACTTTGCCCGCTTCATCAATCACAGCTGCAAT CCCAACTGCTACGCTAAGGTGATCACTGTGGAGTCACAGAAGAAGATTGTCATCTACTCGAAGCAGCACATCAATGTCAACGAGGAGATCACCTACGACTACAAGTTCCCCATCGAGGACGTCAAGATCCCCTGTCTCTGCGGCTCTGAGAACTGTCGGGGGACCCTCAACTAG